One window of Nocardia sp. NBC_00508 genomic DNA carries:
- a CDS encoding DUF4229 domain-containing protein has product MARNLALYTVARLGLVVVLTAVIVLAAQLVSVDIPLVVAALFALIIAMPLSLTLFKRLRVKVNEDIALVDERRRRDKAELRARLRGEDQGNPPDAGTPS; this is encoded by the coding sequence CTGGCCCGGAATCTGGCGCTCTATACCGTCGCGAGGTTGGGTCTCGTGGTAGTGCTCACCGCGGTGATCGTGCTGGCCGCTCAGTTGGTGTCAGTGGACATACCGCTGGTGGTCGCGGCCCTGTTCGCCCTGATCATCGCGATGCCGCTGTCACTGACCCTGTTCAAGCGGCTGCGAGTCAAGGTCAACGAGGACATCGCCCTGGTCGACGAGCGCAGGCGTCGCGACAAAGCCGAGCTGCGAGCGCGGCTGCGCGGCGAGGATCAGGGGAATCCCCCGGACGCGGGAACGCCTTCGTGA
- a CDS encoding BldC family transcriptional regulator: protein MTAITVGGQDTLLTPGQVAALFHVDPKTVTRWAHAGRLGSLRTPGGHRRFRESEVLQLLKSLTTEATAR from the coding sequence ATGACTGCGATCACCGTCGGCGGCCAGGACACCCTGCTGACTCCGGGCCAGGTTGCTGCCCTGTTTCACGTCGACCCCAAGACCGTGACGCGCTGGGCTCACGCCGGGCGTCTCGGGTCGCTGCGCACACCGGGCGGGCATCGCCGGTTCCGCGAATCGGAAGTACTCCAGCTGCTCAAGTCGCTGACCACCGAGGCGACCGCACGCTGA